The Saccharothrix variisporea genome has a segment encoding these proteins:
- a CDS encoding alpha/beta fold hydrolase: MATERLRLEDGAELNLVRSGTPDAEVTVVLAHGYALDHRSWHRVIRELPESVAVIAYDHRGHGESTPATRETATIEQLGDDLGELIERLVPSGQVVVAGHSMGGMAAMALAERRPRLYRQRVAGLVFVSTAASGMSETSLAWPKALGKLVRELERAFGPIVRAVRERIEPAKTAGLRWWLFGDQPRPEDVELTADMVWAHWPETVALFRPAVDRYDREAALTVAAEKPVIAVVGDEDRLVGEYNARALADAVGGESVVVENAGHMLPLEAPVEVAAQILKLS; encoded by the coding sequence ATGGCGACCGAGCGGTTGCGGCTGGAGGACGGCGCGGAGCTGAACCTGGTGCGCAGCGGCACGCCCGACGCCGAGGTGACCGTGGTGCTCGCGCACGGCTACGCGTTGGACCACCGCAGCTGGCACCGGGTGATCCGCGAACTGCCGGAGTCGGTGGCGGTCATCGCCTACGACCACCGCGGCCACGGCGAGTCCACCCCGGCCACCCGCGAGACCGCGACCATCGAGCAACTCGGCGACGACCTGGGCGAGCTGATCGAGCGGCTGGTGCCCAGCGGGCAGGTCGTGGTGGCGGGGCACTCGATGGGCGGCATGGCGGCGATGGCGCTGGCCGAGCGGCGGCCGAGGTTGTACCGGCAGCGCGTGGCGGGCCTGGTGTTCGTGTCGACCGCGGCCAGCGGGATGTCGGAGACCTCGCTGGCGTGGCCCAAGGCGCTGGGCAAGCTGGTGCGCGAGCTGGAACGGGCGTTCGGGCCGATCGTGCGGGCGGTGCGGGAGCGGATCGAACCGGCCAAGACGGCGGGCCTGCGGTGGTGGCTGTTCGGCGACCAGCCCCGGCCGGAGGACGTCGAGCTGACGGCGGACATGGTGTGGGCGCACTGGCCGGAGACGGTCGCGTTGTTCCGGCCGGCGGTGGACCGGTACGACCGGGAGGCCGCGTTGACGGTGGCGGCGGAGAAGCCGGTGATCGCGGTGGTCGGGGACGAGGACCGGCTGGTGGGCGAGTACAACGCGCGGGCGTTGGCGGACGCGGTGGGCGGCGAGTCGGTGGTGGTCGAGAACGCCGGGCACATGCTGCCTCTGGAGGCCCCTGTCGAGGTCGCCGCTCAGATTCTCAAGCTTTCTTGA